The sequence below is a genomic window from bacterium.
AATGCGCTACATCTACGTGATGACGAGTCGGGGATTTGGGAAGGCTTTATTGCCGAGGTCACGGTCGGGGCAATCTATAAATATCGCATCGTTTCCCGCGACGGAAAAATAGCCGACAAGGGCGATCCGTTTGCATTCTGCTCGGAAATGCCGCCGTTAACCGCTTCCCGTGTCTGGGAACTGGATTATGCCTGGAACGACGCTGATTGGATGTCATGGCGCGCGGAGAAAAACCGGCTGAACGCGCCTTGTTCCATTTACGAAGTGCATCTGGGTTCCTGGCGCCGCGTTCCGGAAGACGGCAACCGTTTCCTCACCTATCGCGAGCTGGCGGAATGGCTGCCAAGGTACGTCGCAGACTTGAATTTCACCCACGTCGAGTTCATGCCGCTGACAGAACATCCTTTCTACGGCTCATGGGGCTACCAGACCGTCGGCTATTTCGCACCGACGGCACGATACGGTACGCCGCAGGATTTCATGTTCCTGGTGGATTCCTTGCATCAGCACGGCATCGGCGTGATCATGGACTGGGTGCCATCGCATTTCCCCTCCGATGCCTATGGCCTCGGCTATTTCGATGGAACCCATCTTTTCGAACACGCCGACCCGCGCCAAGGCTTTCAACCGGAATGGCATAGTTCGATTTTCAATTATGGCCGCCATGAAGTACGCGCATTTTTGACCAGCAGCGCGTTATTCTGGCTTGATAAATATCATATTGACGGACTGCGCCTGGACGCGGTGGCGTCGATGCTTTACCTGGATTATGGCCGCAAAGAAGGCGAATGGATTCCCAACCGTAATGGCAGCCGGGAGAACCTGGATGCGATTACTTTCCTGCGCAACCTGAACGAGGCTATCTATCGCGATTATCCCAATACGCAGACTTTCGCCGAAGAATCGACTGCCTGGCCCATGGTCTCCCGTCCCGCCAATGTGGGCGGCCTGGGGTTTGGCCTGAAGTGGAATATGGGTTGGATGCATGACACGCTGGGATATTTTGCAGAAGATCCGCTTAACCGGAAATATCACCACGCACAGATTATTTTCAGCATCTGGTATGCGTTCTCGGAGAACTTCGTGCTGCCTTTGTCGCACGACGAAGTGGTCTACGGCAAGGGCTCACTGATCGGAAAAATGCCCGGCGACGAATGGCAGCAGTTTGCCAACCTGCGCTTACTGTATGGCTATATGTGGGGGCATCCGGGCAAGAAGCTGTTGTTCATGGGTTGCGAATTCGGACAGAAACGCGAGTGGCAGCACGACGAGAGCCTGGAATGGGAGGTGCTGCAATATCCTATGCACTCAGGGCTTCGGCGCTGGGTCGAGGATCTCAACCGTTTTTACCGCAGTGAAGCGGCGCTCTATCAGCAAGACTTCAACCACGACGGCTTTCAATGGATGGATTGTAACTACGCGGAAAAAAGTGTGGTCAGTTTTGTGCGCCGTGGCTACAACCCTGACGATACGCTGTTGGTGGTCTGCAATTTTACGCCCGTCGTCCGCGAGAATTACCTGGTCGGGGTGCCGAGCGGCGGTTACTGGCAAGAAGTGCTCAACAGCGATACCGAACTCTATGGCGGCAGCGGCGTGGGCAATTTCGGCGGCGTTGAAGCGGCCCCCGTATCTGCCGGTGAAATGTTTCATTCATTGATGCTGCGTCTTCCGCCATTGGGCGTCCTGTTCTTCAAACAAGGGAGCGGGTCATGAAAGGCACACAAAAGCTCGACGGCAGACGGCGCGTAGTTATCGAAAATGTGCAACCTGAAATCGATGCGGGGCGTTTTCCGATCAAACGCGTCATAGGCCAGAGCGTGGAGGTGGAGGCAGACGCGTTCACCGACAGCCACGATACCTTGGCCTGCGTGTTGCGCTACCGGCACGCGTCGGAAACCGGCTGGCATGAAGTCGCCATGACGCCGCTAATCAATGATCGTTGGCGCGCGTCGTTCCCGATCACCGAACTGGGCCAATATGTCTACACACTGACGGCCTGGATCGATCATTTTTTTTCGTGGCGATATGAGTTTTCGCGTCGCAACGATGCCCAGGATATCGCCGTAGCACTTCAGGCCGGTGCGATGCTGGTGGAAGAGGCCGCGGCGCACGCCGATGGCGAAAACCAGATGCAGTTACAGCGGATTGCCGAGGAATTACGCACTGTCAAGCCGGATGCCGGAAGTGCGCTGGCGCTTTCCGAAACCCTGGCTAGCCTAATGCGGCAACATCCAGACCGCAGCTTGGCTACGGATTATCCTCGACTGCTAAGCGTGTGGTCCGAACCGATCAAAGCTCAGTACAGCACATGGTATGAATTTTTTCCGCGCTCCTGCGTGGGCGATGACATGGATCACGGCAGCTTCACCGAATGCGAAAAACGCTTGCCGTCTGTGGCGGCAATGGGCTTCGACGTGGTGTATTTGCCGCCTATTCATCCGATCGGCCTGACCCAACGCAAGGGCGCGAATAACGCGCTGGTAGCGACCGAGACCGATGTAGGCAGCCCG
It includes:
- the glgB gene encoding 1,4-alpha-glucan branching protein GlgB, translated to RLYEKLGSHGITVDGVKGTHFAVWAPNASAVSVIGDFNHWDAALNALHLRDDESGIWEGFIAEVTVGAIYKYRIVSRDGKIADKGDPFAFCSEMPPLTASRVWELDYAWNDADWMSWRAEKNRLNAPCSIYEVHLGSWRRVPEDGNRFLTYRELAEWLPRYVADLNFTHVEFMPLTEHPFYGSWGYQTVGYFAPTARYGTPQDFMFLVDSLHQHGIGVIMDWVPSHFPSDAYGLGYFDGTHLFEHADPRQGFQPEWHSSIFNYGRHEVRAFLTSSALFWLDKYHIDGLRLDAVASMLYLDYGRKEGEWIPNRNGSRENLDAITFLRNLNEAIYRDYPNTQTFAEESTAWPMVSRPANVGGLGFGLKWNMGWMHDTLGYFAEDPLNRKYHHAQIIFSIWYAFSENFVLPLSHDEVVYGKGSLIGKMPGDEWQQFANLRLLYGYMWGHPGKKLLFMGCEFGQKREWQHDESLEWEVLQYPMHSGLRRWVEDLNRFYRSEAALYQQDFNHDGFQWMDCNYAEKSVVSFVRRGYNPDDTLLVVCNFTPVVRENYLVGVPSGGYWQEVLNSDTELYGGSGVGNFGGVEAAPVSAGEMFHSLMLRLPPLGVLFFKQGSGS